One Cryptococcus neoformans var. grubii H99 chromosome 3, complete sequence genomic region harbors:
- a CDS encoding nucleolar protein 15 produces MAPKRSAPTSKSGVAVKKAKPASKGAKPTSTDSPLDTVKNVASSVFNTVSDAVDVAGDLVLDDGEPAAASEALEETVDVPALKKKGKAAKGKAGETAAQVADKVQESTKPIRGKAAKALKDAQEIDAKAVAERATKAAKDTADAVEKAAKDPENRKKAEDFMEQAENAVKKVADKVGEVLEDTLEQFGEASGITEVAENLSKKGKKQAAKKGKEVAEKAEDVKETGKRKAQKVVEDAGPVTKKTRSMTKMVVEPEPESEQEEDGEDEDVYIHGFSSSDGEADSSDDESDAEDLAVAEAARTVDMGSLPMVAKDDKSVQQRLKKASKKKDDKKGTLYLGRIPHGFYEDQMKEYFSQFGDVTRVRLARNRKTGASKHYAYIEMSSESVAEIVADTMNNYLLMGHLLKCHVIPSDKVHPQLWIGANKKFRKVPRARMEKMKHEKERTEEEKAKADKKLLKKERQRKKKLEAAGIDYEFDGYA; encoded by the exons ATGGCCCCTAAACGATCCGCTCCCACGTCCAAATCCGGCGTTGCCGTTAAAAAGGCCAAGCCCGCCTCCAAAGGCGCCAAGCCGACGTCTACCGACTCCCCTCTCGATACCGTCAAGAACGTTGCTTCCTCTGTCTTCAACACTGTCTCTGACGCTGTCGACGTTGCTGGTGATCTCGTCCTCGATGATGGAGAGcccgctgctgcttctgAGGCTTTGGAAGAGACAGTCGATGTCCCcgctttgaagaagaagggcaaggctGCTAAAGGCAAAGCTGGGGAAACCGCTGCTCAAGTCGCGGACAAGGTGCAGGAGAGCACAAAGCCCATCAGGGGTAAAGCCGCAAAGGCTCTGAAGGATGCCCAGGAGATCGACGCTAAAGCTGTTGCGGAAAGGGCTACCAAAGCGGCCAAGGACACTGCCGATGCTGTCGAAAAAGCTGCCAAGGACCCGGAgaacaggaagaaggccgAGGACTTTATGGAGCAAGCTGAAAACGCTGTGAAGAAGGTTGCGGACAAGGTTGGGGAAGTCTTGGAAGATACCCTTGAGCAGTTTGGCGAAGCGAGCGGTATCACCGAGGTGGCTGAAAATCTcagcaagaagggcaaaaaaCAGGCCgcgaagaagggcaaggaagtCGCTGAGAAGGCTGAGGACGTCAAGGAGACTGGCAAGCGCAAGGCTCAGAAAGTTGTTGAGGATGCTGGGCCCGTTACTAAAAAGACGCGATCCATGACCAAGATGGTTGTCGAGCCTGAGCCCGAATCCGaacaggaagaggacggcgaggacgaggatgtcTACATTCACggcttttcctcttccgatGGCGAAGCCGATTCTTCGGACGATGAATCTGATGCAGAGGACCTTGCGGTGGCCGAGGCTGCTAGAACTGTCGACATGGGATCTTTGCCTATGGTCGCCAAGGATGACAAGTCTGTCCAGCAGAGGTTGAAAAAGGcttccaagaagaag GATGACAAGAAGGGCACCCTTTACCTCGGCAGGATACCTCACGGTTTCTACGAAGACCAAATGAAGGAGTACTTTTCTCAATTTGGCGACGTTACGCGAGTGCGATTGGCTCGTAACCGCAAG ACTGGTGCCTCAAAACACTACGCTTACATCGAGATGTCATCTGAGTCTGTTGCAGAGATTGTTGCCGACACCATGAACAACTATCTCCTCATGGGCCATCTCCTTAAATGTCAC GTCATTCCCTCAGACAAAGTTCACCCCCAACTTTGGATAGGCGCCAACAAAAAGTTCCGTAAAGTGCCGCGTGCTcgaatggagaagatgaagcatGAAAAAGAACGtactgaagaagaaaaagccaaggcggacaagaaactgttgaagaaggagaggcagaggaagaagaagctggagGCTGCCGGTATCGATTACGAGTTTGATGGTTAT GCTTAA
- a CDS encoding cytoplasmic protein, variant: MSHFDTVSRTTSRAGSTVSRNQSLIKKNTAPHELKPSDILIERFQAWKGIVKMLISYFEGIADIEANTSKELTKLGAVIQVPFRPGNQFLGEGGMQDVFYTIRDKTRLIADSHASLARTIESSIVQHLQKLRTEIKAHIKNVQNDTGKLATSVAKERELSTRAIADLARAIGAVNNTPMQVSSKEDPFAVNQAVMKQLQKQVNEENALQKSIIIMQQNSAHFEEGIVRSVQSAWATFDEWQSRMSTSVQETWRQLGVNMAQLMPDREWISFAARSDHLLDPETPLRNLDLIDYPGKSDPSVAPVYTGMLERKKRFTKSYKEGFYVLTPAGYLHEYASSDPSTATHPVWSLFLPACTLGPPSSATTAKSHKFHIEGRKDGTSAHGKTPGGRGLFRGSDTAFTFRARSHEEMMEVWNDLRMLVARYLVASEQMEREGPITQAVRSVGYGSEEEEEEEEEEEDEGSSVEEAEEEDEDEVQDDAHTAEEEVPAYTHGGAAPIEVGPNGYAIDKKEKPELGPEAETGSDGGARQLSRREEKAPAREQPTTADE; the protein is encoded by the exons ATGTCCCATTTCGACACTGTCTCCCGGACGACGTCCAGAGCGGGTTCAACCGTTTCTAGGAACCAGTCTTTG atcaagaagaatacCGCCCCTCATGAGCTGAAGCCTTCCGACATCCTTATCGAGCGATTCCAGGCTTGGAAGGGTATCGTCAAGATGCTCATCT CCTACTTTGAGGGTATCGCCGATATTGAGGCCAACACTTCCAAGGAGCTCACGAAGCTTGGTGCTGTTATCCAGGTCCCTTTTAGGCCCGGAAACCAGTTCCTCGGTGAAGGCGGTATGCAAGATGTCTTTTACACCATTCGAGACAAGACTCGTCTCATTGCCGATTCCCACGCTTCCCTCGCTAGGACTATCGAATCTTCCATCGTCCAGCACCTTCAAAAACTCCGAACCGAGATCAAGGCTCATATCAAGAACGTCCAGAACGACACCGGAAAGCTGGCAACTTCTGTCGCCAAGGAGAGGGAGTTGTCTACCAGGGCTATCGCCGACTTGGCCAGGGCTATCGGTGCCGTCAACAACACTCCCATGCAGGTCTCTTCCAAGGAGGACCCATTTGCAGTTAACCAAGCCGTGATGAAGCAGCTTCAAAAGCAA GTCAACGAGGAGAACGCCCTCCAAAaatcaatcatcatcatgcagCAAAACTCTGCCCATTTCGAGGAGGGTATCGTCCGCTCCGTCCAGTCCGCCTGGGCTACCTTTGACGAGTGGCAGAGCCGCATGTCTACCTCTGTTCAGGAGACCTGGAGACAGCTCGGTGTTAACATGGCTCAGCTCATGCCTGATCGCGAGTGGATCTCCTTCGCTGCTAGATCTGACCATCTCCTTGACCCTGAGACTCCTTTGCGTAACCTTGATTTGATCGACTATCCTGGCAAGAGCGACCCCTCTGTCGCCCCCGTGTACACCGGTATGCTCGAGCGCAAGAAGAGGTTCACTAAGTCCTACAAGGAGGGATTCTATGTCTTGACTCCTGCCGGTTACCTCCACGAATACGCTTCTTCCGACCCTAGCACTGCTACCCACCCTGTCTGGAGCTTGTTCCTTCCTGCTTGTACTCTCggtcctccttcttctgccacCACTGCGAAATCCCACAAGTTCCACATTGAAGGCCGTAAGGACGGCACTTCTGCGCACGGCAAGACCCCTGGCGGCCGAGGCTTGTTCCGCGGTAGCGACACTGCCTTCACTTTCAGGGCTAGGAGTCAcgaagagatgatggaggtCTGGAATGACCTGAGGATGTTGGTTGCCAGGTACTTGGTTGCCTCTGAGCAaatggagagggaaggcCCCATTACTCAGGCCGTCAGGAGCGTCGGCTACGGTtccgaagaggaagaagaagaagaggaagaagaggaggatgagggcaGCTCTGTCGAGGAggctgaggaggaagatgaggatgaggttcAGGATGACGCCCACACTgccgaagaggaggttcCCGCCTACACCCACGGTGGTGCCGCTCCCATTGAAGTTGGTCCCAACGGCTACGCT AtcgacaagaaggaaaagccCGAGCTCGGTCCTGAAGCTGAGACCGGTTCTGACGGCGGAGCCCGTCAGTTGTCTCgccgagaagagaaggcgCCTGCCCGAGAGCAGCCTACAACTG CCGACGAATAA
- a CDS encoding acid phosphatase, with protein sequence MRSAALFALLPILANAAAVERRTADSNVGSTTSDVFPPAGTSVNSKLFPAESVVGYPGATVTGAEPAAAVTAAAYAYNDGTSNSFPLVADQPTGNGSEGFDVFKYWGNLSPWYSVPSSFYGLNDTSPLIPDSCSITQVHLLYRHGARYPTSGAGPSTFAAKLADATAQDGGFTAKGDLDFLNKWTYKLGAELLTPFGRLQNFELGVTFRQQYGELLNNFTEQGALPVFRTESQDRMVKTAENFAAGFFGVPEYLDQVSIELMVETSGVNNTGAPYETCPNSNIASRGSLGSTAASSFATDAFNGTVSRLQSYINGVEFDTTDVLAMLQLCSYETDALGYSAFCGVFTEEDFKNYEYYFDLNFYYNNGAGSPVAAAQGKGFLEEFVARFTQTPITSSNSSVNTNLDSNSTYFPLNQSIYADATHEVVLLDTFTAFNLSALFSTGPLPVDKRAEGSSFVASQVVPFATHMVVQVLECADQTPSKQMRFMINDAVLPLDKSYEGCGWNKDGMCAFDTVVAALQKRIAEIDYDYDCHGDYTVEAGHDYNGRAPRA encoded by the exons ATGCGATCTGCAGCTCTCTTTGCCTTGCTCCCTATTCTCGCCAACGCTGCTGCTGTGGAGAGACGCACTGCCGACTCCAACGTCGGATCAACCACCTCGGATGTCTTTCCTCCAGCTGGCA CCAGCGTTAACTCCAAGCTCTTCCCTGCTGAATCTGTCGTTGGCTACCCTGGAGCGACTGTGACTGGTGCTGAGCCTGCTGCTGCGGTTACCGCTGCCGCCTACGCTTACAACGATGGCACATCTAACAGTTTCCCTCTTGTCGCCGATCAGCCCACGGGCAACGGCTCTGAAGGCTTTGACGTGTTCAAGTACTGGGGTAACCTCTCTCCTTGGTACTCTGTCCCTTCCAGCTTTTACGGCCTCAACGATACTTCTCCTCTCATCCCTGACAGCTGCTCCATTACCCAAGTACATTTGCTATACCGACATGGTGCCCGATACCCCACCTCGGGCGCAGGTCCATCCACTTTTGCAGCCAAGCTTGCCGATGCTACCGCGCAGGATGGGGGTTTCACTGCCAAAGGTGATCTCGACTTCCTCAACAAGTGGACTTATAAGCTTGGCGCTGAGCTGTTGACTCCTTTTGGAAGGTTACAAAACTTTGAGCTTGGAGTGACTTTCCGACAGCAGTATGGAGAGTTGTTGAACAACTTTACGGAGCAGGGTGCTTTGCCTGTATTCAGAACTGAGAGTCAA GATCGTATGGTCAAGACGGCCGAAAACTTTGCTGCTGGCTTCTTTGGAGTCCCCGAGTACCTCGACCAAGTCAGCATTGAGCTCATGGTGGAGACAAGTGGCGTGAACAACACGGGTGCACCATACGAAACGTGTCCCAACTCCAACATTGCCTCCCGCGGTTCCCTCGGTTCAactgctgcttcttcattcGCCACGGACGCTTTCAACGGTACCGTCTCCCGACTCCAAAGCTACATTAACGGTGTCGAGTTTGACACAACCGATGTCCTTGCTATGCTCCAGCTATGCTCTTATGAGACTGATGCGCTCGGCTACTCTGCGTTCTGCGGCGTCTTCACCGAGGAAGATTTCAAAAACTATGAGTACTATTTCGATCTCAACTTTTACTACAACAATGGTGCCGGTTCCCCCGTGGCGGCTGCGCAAGGTAAAGGCTTCCTCGAAGAGTTTGTCGCCCGTTTCACCCAGACGCCTatcacttcttccaactctaGCGTGAACACCAACCTCGACAGCAACTCGACCTACTTCCCACTCAACCAATCCATCTATGCGGATGCGACGCATGAAGTTGTCTTACTCGATACGTTTACCGCCTTCAACTTGAGTGCGCTTTTCAGTACGGGCCCATTGCCTGTCGACAAGCGTGCGGAAGGGTCTTCGTTTGTGGCTTCGCAGGTGGTGCCTTTTGCTACGCACATGGTTGTTCAAGTTCTTGAGTGTGCGGACCAGACGCCTAGCAAGCAGATGCGATTCATGAT TAACGATGCTGTTCTCCCTCTCGACAAGAGTTACGAAGGGTGCGGATGGAACAAGGACGGGATGTGCGCTTTCGACACGGTCGTTGCTGCTCTTCAGAAACGTATCGCTGAAATCGACTATGACTATGACTGTCATGGAGACTA CACTGTTGAGGCTGGACATGATTATAATGGGCGTGCTCCTCGAGCATAA
- a CDS encoding SCYL protein kinase: MFAAASNLFSKTSYLSAYTLNSPSPSPSTSSTNLPSTSTPAPSSSSSGYQKSFNVGLWKVTPATHKTTGKEVSVWIFEKRVLEGVKAGVGFGGMGGKEWVLEQLKKEASSLSRLRHPDILHMVEPLEESRSELIFITERVTSSLSSLAAAARSSTNYRSGRPPAAVETSTGGRGEGELDLDEVEIQKGTLQLARGLGFLHNQAKMVHLNLGLEAVVINIKGDWKLTGLSHTTPLTQSDGSATKYVYPEVDARLPPQVQWKLDYLAPEYALDSTLSASNDLYSLGCILYAVHMGGKPPFTNRGSMQTLRDNAEGKLLRQEWASGMGWERCSSELKDLLPRLLTRHPSTRISLLSLPSHPFFSSLAISTLNFLDPTTFASKPREEKATFLRGLVRVVPTFSERLRKGKVLPSLLEEMKDPYLLPFILPNVFEISKGLSKDEFSKVLNKLRPLFTLKDPPQNMLTLLEHLGLFEEKTTPQVFRENVMPLIYNSLESEHFPVQERVLKTIPHLCEILDYGTVQNVLLVKVAIVFTRTRILSVKVQTLDCFRAMVGTLDKATLTSKLVPLLAKIKTKEPAVMMATLAVHEAMGAKVDREATATLVLPQLWSMSMGPLLNAEQFEKFMAIIKTLGARVEAEHTQHLRDVRRIEAQTASLAAANTAALNDGSFGGLGQSNGNGGGDVDFEALVRGKASGMGSYGSVVPTAGVTGVTDPWDDEGWLNDTPSTAMANNDGGGLASAFPGLSVSVNNTGNSFPITTPASVSPRPLSVNTTGTSLKPSTSTTTPAASAKLKARPISASSFNSAAFGSSTSSGSNVLTPTSAGLPPLRPTTSSFSPLQPQIQPQPSRAPSYTSNVSLLGSGPNYNISLTPQSPAQSQSQHQSSPLSFMSPQIPQPSSFSQPALAPTLAPQQQHQQPQLQTPAALAPPLAPQSVVSPPPGWSRGVMQPTAAPKPVWEKSSGGTGALDWGDLDPLK; encoded by the exons ATGTTCGCAGCAGCCTCAAACCTCTTCTCAAAAACATCGTATCTCTCAGCATATACCCTCAACTCCCCATCCCCCTCCCCGTCCACCTCGTCCACAAACCTcccctccacttccacaccggcaccttcttcttcttcatccggCTATCAAAAATCGTTCAATGTCGGTCTCTGGAAAGTCACACCCGCCACACACAAAACAACAGGCAAAGAAGTCTCTGTATGGATATTCGAGAAACGAGTATTGGAAGGTGTCAAGGCCGGAGTTGGGTTTGGTgggatgggagggaaggagtGGGTTTTAGAGCAGCTCAAAAAGGAAGCTTCGTCACTCTCACGGCTCCGGCATCCCGATATCCTGCACATGGTCGAACCACTTGAAGAATCCCGCTCGGAACTAATCTTCATCACCGAACGAGTCACATCATCCCTCTCGTcccttgctgctgccgctcGTTCATCTACTAACTATCGGTCAGGTCGCCCGCCCGCTGCTGTTGAGACAAGTACGGGTGGGAGAGGGGAAGGCGAGTTGGATCTGGATGAGGTGGAGATCCAAAAGGGGACTTTACAGCTGGCTAGGGGTTTGGGCTTCTTGCATAATCAGGCGAAGATGGTACATTTGAATTTGGGACTGGAAGCGGTagtcatcaacatcaaa GGAGATTGGAAGTTGACCGGCCTTTCACATACGACTCCTTTGACGCAGTCTGACGGCTCTGCAACCAAATATGTCTACCCTGAGGTCGATGCCAGATTACCACCTCAAGTCCAATGGAAGCTCGATTACCTCG CTCCTGAATACGCTCTCGACTCAACATTGTCTGCATCCAACGACCTCTACTCTCTCGGCTGCATCCTGTATGCTGTCCACATGGGGGGTAAACCTCCGTTCACCAACCGCGGATCCATGCAGACTCTGAGGGACAACGCAGAAGGAAAACTTCTAAGACAGGAATGGGCAAGTGGAATGGGATGGGAAAGATGTAGCTCCGAGCTTAAAGATCTTTTACCCCGCCTTCTTACGCGACATCCGTCCACAAGAATCtccctcctttctcttccttctcacccGTTCTTCTCGTCACTTGCAATTTCCACACTCAATTTCCTTGATCCGACTACATTTGCATCAAAGCCACGTGAGGAAAAGGCTACTTTCTTGAGGGGCTTGGTACGGGTTGTGCCGACGTTTTCTGAACGTCTGAGAAAAGGTAAAGTGTTGCCTAGTctgttggaggag ATGAAAGACCCGTATCTTTTGCCTTTTATTCTGCCAAACGTCTTTGAAATCTCGAAGGGGTTGAGCAAAGACGAGTTTTCGAAAGTCTTGAATAAGCTCCGGCCTCTTTTCACACTGAAGGACCCTCCTCAGAATATGCTGA CATTACTGGAGCACCTTGGCCtttttgaagaaaagacaaCCCCTCAAGTATTCCGCGAAAACGTCATGCCCCTCATCTACAATTCACTCGAAAGCGAGCACTTCCCCGTACAAGAACGCGTCTTGAAAACTATCCCCCATCTATGTGAAATTCTCGATTACGGCACCGTACAAAACGTGCTCCTTGTCAAAGTTGCGATTGTATTTACGCGGACAAGAATATTGAGTGTTAAAGTCCAGACATTGGATTGTTTTAGAGCAATGGTGGGCACATTGGATAAGGCGACTTTGACGAGCAAGTTGGTACCGCTTTTGGCCAAAATCAAGACAAAAGAACCTGCTGTCATG ATGGCCACGCTGGCGGTGCACGAAGCTATGGGCGCCAAAGTTGATCGAGAAGCGACTGCAACTCTTGTACTGCCTCAACTTTGGTCCATGTCTATGGGCCCCT TACTGAATGCCGAACAGTTTGAAAAATTCATGGC CATAATCAAAACCCTAGGCGCCCGTGTTGAAGCAGAACACACTCAACATCTCCGAGATGTCCGTCGCATTGAAGCGCAAACAGCCAGCTTGGCAGCTGCCAATACTGCTGCGCTAAATGATGGTTCCTTCGGTGGCCTTGGACAGAGTAACGGGAATGGTGGTGGGGACGTCGACTTTGAAGCTCTTGTCAGAGGGAAGGCCTCAGGAATGGGATCTTATGGGTCGGTGGTGCCTACAGCCGGAGTGACAGGCGTCACGGACCCGTGGGACGATGAAGGCTGGTTGAACGATACCCCATCAACGGCAATGGCAAATAACGATGGTGGTGGATTAGCATCTGCTTTCCCCGGTTTGAGCGTGAGTGTTAACAATACAGGCAACTCGTTCCCTATCACTACGCCAGCTTCTGTATCGCCTAGGCCTTTATCGGTAAATACAACTGGTACGTCACTCAAACCGAGCACATCGACCACTACTCCCGCCGCCTCGGCCAAGTTGAAGGCCAGGCCTATATCTGCTTCCTCATTCAATTCGGCGGCGTTTGGgtcttccacttcttcggGTAGTAACGTGTTGACGCCCACATCGGCGGGGTTACCTCCTCTACGACCTACCACATCGTCTTTCTCGCCCCTCCAACCTCAGATTCAACCTCAACCAAGTCGAGCTCCGTCATATACTTCGAATGTTTCTTTATTAGGATCAGGTCCGAATTATAATATATCCTTGACCCCCCAATCACCTGCCCAGTCCCAATCTCAACATCAATCCTCACCGTTGTCGTTCATGTCCCCTCAAATACCacaaccttcttccttctcgcaACCAGCACTTGCGCCAACTCTAGCTCCacagcaacaacatcaACAACCGCAGCTGCAGACTCCGGCAGCACTGGCACCGCCACTTGCTCCACAGTCGGTAGTCTCCCCACCACCGGGTTGGTCTAGGGGTGTTATGCAGCCGACTGCGGCGCCCAAACCTGTCTGGGAGAAGAGCTCAGGAGGAACAGGAGCGTTGGACTGGGGAGACTTGGATCCTTTGAAGTGA
- a CDS encoding cytoplasmic protein: MSHFDTVSRTTSRAGSTVSRNQSLIKKNTAPHELKPSDILIERFQAWKGIVKMLISYFEGIADIEANTSKELTKLGAVIQVPFRPGNQFLGEGGMQDVFYTIRDKTRLIADSHASLARTIESSIVQHLQKLRTEIKAHIKNVQNDTGKLATSVAKERELSTRAIADLARAIGAVNNTPMQVSSKEDPFAVNQAVMKQLQKQVNEENALQKSIIIMQQNSAHFEEGIVRSVQSAWATFDEWQSRMSTSVQETWRQLGVNMAQLMPDREWISFAARSDHLLDPETPLRNLDLIDYPGKSDPSVAPVYTGMLERKKRFTKSYKEGFYVLTPAGYLHEYASSDPSTATHPVWSLFLPACTLGPPSSATTAKSHKFHIEGRKDGTSAHGKTPGGRGLFRGSDTAFTFRARSHEEMMEVWNDLRMLVARYLVASEQMEREGPITQAVRSVGYGSEEEEEEEEEEEDEGSSVEEAEEEDEDEVQDDAHTAEEEVPAYTHGGAAPIEVGPNGYAIDKKEKPELGPEAETGSDGGARQLSRREEKAPAREQPTTGEAPSSAPGYEGAGVGSISLGEEALPSGNGAEADTTVEAPAPSSSVAGDSAEPDVAEPETPTSDSNSKGILSRFTENFGSAKKE, encoded by the exons ATGTCCCATTTCGACACTGTCTCCCGGACGACGTCCAGAGCGGGTTCAACCGTTTCTAGGAACCAGTCTTTG atcaagaagaatacCGCCCCTCATGAGCTGAAGCCTTCCGACATCCTTATCGAGCGATTCCAGGCTTGGAAGGGTATCGTCAAGATGCTCATCT CCTACTTTGAGGGTATCGCCGATATTGAGGCCAACACTTCCAAGGAGCTCACGAAGCTTGGTGCTGTTATCCAGGTCCCTTTTAGGCCCGGAAACCAGTTCCTCGGTGAAGGCGGTATGCAAGATGTCTTTTACACCATTCGAGACAAGACTCGTCTCATTGCCGATTCCCACGCTTCCCTCGCTAGGACTATCGAATCTTCCATCGTCCAGCACCTTCAAAAACTCCGAACCGAGATCAAGGCTCATATCAAGAACGTCCAGAACGACACCGGAAAGCTGGCAACTTCTGTCGCCAAGGAGAGGGAGTTGTCTACCAGGGCTATCGCCGACTTGGCCAGGGCTATCGGTGCCGTCAACAACACTCCCATGCAGGTCTCTTCCAAGGAGGACCCATTTGCAGTTAACCAAGCCGTGATGAAGCAGCTTCAAAAGCAA GTCAACGAGGAGAACGCCCTCCAAAaatcaatcatcatcatgcagCAAAACTCTGCCCATTTCGAGGAGGGTATCGTCCGCTCCGTCCAGTCCGCCTGGGCTACCTTTGACGAGTGGCAGAGCCGCATGTCTACCTCTGTTCAGGAGACCTGGAGACAGCTCGGTGTTAACATGGCTCAGCTCATGCCTGATCGCGAGTGGATCTCCTTCGCTGCTAGATCTGACCATCTCCTTGACCCTGAGACTCCTTTGCGTAACCTTGATTTGATCGACTATCCTGGCAAGAGCGACCCCTCTGTCGCCCCCGTGTACACCGGTATGCTCGAGCGCAAGAAGAGGTTCACTAAGTCCTACAAGGAGGGATTCTATGTCTTGACTCCTGCCGGTTACCTCCACGAATACGCTTCTTCCGACCCTAGCACTGCTACCCACCCTGTCTGGAGCTTGTTCCTTCCTGCTTGTACTCTCggtcctccttcttctgccacCACTGCGAAATCCCACAAGTTCCACATTGAAGGCCGTAAGGACGGCACTTCTGCGCACGGCAAGACCCCTGGCGGCCGAGGCTTGTTCCGCGGTAGCGACACTGCCTTCACTTTCAGGGCTAGGAGTCAcgaagagatgatggaggtCTGGAATGACCTGAGGATGTTGGTTGCCAGGTACTTGGTTGCCTCTGAGCAaatggagagggaaggcCCCATTACTCAGGCCGTCAGGAGCGTCGGCTACGGTtccgaagaggaagaagaagaagaggaagaagaggaggatgagggcaGCTCTGTCGAGGAggctgaggaggaagatgaggatgaggttcAGGATGACGCCCACACTgccgaagaggaggttcCCGCCTACACCCACGGTGGTGCCGCTCCCATTGAAGTTGGTCCCAACGGCTACGCT AtcgacaagaaggaaaagccCGAGCTCGGTCCTGAAGCTGAGACCGGTTCTGACGGCGGAGCCCGTCAGTTGTCTCgccgagaagagaaggcgCCTGCCCGAGAGCAGCCTACAACTGGTGAGGCTCCATCTTCCGCCCCAGGGTATGAAGGTGCAGGTGTCGGGTCAATTTcgttgggagaagaggctcTTCCCTCTGGTAACGGTGCAGAAGCCGACACGACTGTTGAAGCTCCCGCCCCGTCTTCGTCGGTCGCTGGCGACAGCGCCGAACCTGACGTCGCTGAGCCTGAGACGCCCACCAGCGACTCAAACAGCAAGGGCATCCTTAGTCGATTCACGGAGAACTTTGGATCAGCCAAAAAGGAGTAA